Proteins from a genomic interval of Pecten maximus chromosome 13, xPecMax1.1, whole genome shotgun sequence:
- the LOC117340542 gene encoding carbohydrate sulfotransferase 5-like — MVVKVSFRSPVKCFFGLLISIILLTKLVERERSPPFLQKVRDIIKGKTIIHEQSSKGKNIQNHGRAPIPIILLTYMRSGSSFLGSVLQANPDVYYLFEPLHAVQFAVRSKETFTFLDGSYRKYDNFLDVAKLTVAGLATCNMETIPIKMWFNGFLMFSKKAKGMRYCVSKAKTLAESHACINVTKLACLNSSHSALKIIRIPMDLLGPLMTSIPNLRIIHLIRDPRATVLSQQAYGVIPAARFRQHVTAFCNRVYRDIVTAERFMTTFPDRMLRIFYEDLAKDPKGYAKVIYNFTEMTYTARTESEIHSMTSGDVPENCGQLCTRKSNSTAQAEVWRKHASLESVNTVDDVCQPLYTKLGYKHIESERMLRDITVPLRQAVTSFDDFRYA; from the exons ATGGTTGTCAAGGTGTCATTCCGCAGTCCGGTCAAGTGTTTTTTTGGACTTCTTATTTCAATTATTCTGCTGACCAAGCTAGTGGAGCGCGAGA GAAGCCCGCCATTTTTACAAAAGGTCAGAGATATTATCAAAGGAAAAACTATTATCCACGAGCAATCATCAAAAGGAAAAAACATCCAGAATCATGGAAGAG CGCCGATACCCATAATTCTGCTGACGTACATGCGCAGTGGGTCATCATTCCTGGGTAGCGTACTTCAGGCTAACCCAGATGTATATTACCTGTTTGAACCTTTGCACGCGGTCCAGTTCGCTGTAAGAAGCAAAGAAACATTTACTTTCCTTGACGGCTCATACAG gAAGTATGACAATTTTCTGGATGTCGCGAAACTCACAGTAGCTGGACTTGCTACCTGTAACATGGAGACTATTCCTATCAAAATGTGGTTCAACGGATTCTTAATGTTCAGTAAGAAAGCCAAGGGCATGCGTTATTGTGTGAGTAAAGCAAAGACGCTAGCGGAAAGTCACGCCTGCATAAATGTAACCAAATTGGCTTGTCTCAACTCTAGTCATTCTGCTTTAAAGATCATTAGAATACCAATGGACCTCCTAGGGCCTTTGATGACGTCAATTCCTAACTTACGTATCATACACCTAATTCGCGATCCTCGTGCAACTGTATTGTCACAACAAGCTTATGGCGTCATACCAGCTGCCCGTTTCCGCCAGCACGTAACCGCCTTTTGTAATCGGGTATATAGGGACATTGTCACAGCTGAGCGTTTTATGACGACATTTCCGGACAGGATGTTGCGCATCTTCTATGAAGACCTTGCTAAAGACCCAAAAGGTTATGCCAAGGTTATATACAACTTTACAGAAATGACTTATACAGCCAGAACGGAATCGGAAATACATTCGATGACATCAGGAGATGTTCCGGAAAACTGTGGACAGCTTTGCACAAGGAAATCTAATTCAACAGCACAGGCAGAGGTTTGGAGAAAGCATGCATCGCTAGAGTCGGTTAATACAGTTGATGACGTATGCCAACCCCTGTACACAAAATTAGGTTACAAACATATAGAATCAGAGCGCATGCTCAGAGACATCACAGTTCCTCTTCGGCAAGCCGTCACTTCTTTCGATGACTTCCGGTACGCTTAA